In Primulina huaijiensis isolate GDHJ02 chromosome 16, ASM1229523v2, whole genome shotgun sequence, a single genomic region encodes these proteins:
- the LOC140961429 gene encoding ubiquitin carboxyl-terminal hydrolase 18-like isoform X2 codes for MHVAVDLNGFLQFVVTAFLLIFGLLYLIRNTASRYFMMDSNFDSSASDYSSVSKKMETAPSAGGAGSVESCAVCGNLTKKQCARCKMVKYCSEACQRSHWNSEHKTKCKDLQSSSKANFMQSTSASRGRKASIVPLGGSIKILKQSKKILFPYEEFVDLFNWNSPGYPPCGLLNCGNSCFANVVLQCLGYTRPLVAYLMEKGHRVECQRDDWCFTCELQTHVERTTRNLNPFSPVNILSRLPNIGGNLGYGKQEDAHEFMRFAIDTMQSVCLDEFGGEKAIHPSYQETSLIQHIFGGRLQSQVICTKCNNVSNQFENIMDLTVEIHGDAGSLEECLDQFTAKEWLHGDNMYKCDGCNDYVMAWKRLTIRCSPNILTIALKRFQSGRFGKLNKRVTFPETLDLSPYMGELADGNDIYKLYAVIVHVDMLNASYFGHYICYIKDFRGNWYMIDDWKVASADLDEVLSQGAYMLLYSRICARPSCLLPDESLGKEEKENMKLQELDLSLNQPAEYSAAELLGSPVPVNSEQLSSSNLREKNIKEGLFRMSSGNPSAAANYILENVDTQDVSFKACTNGEALLEENSSSSTAFPENGNCGNVLMFPDDTPFVVKKSNGENSGAKLKPLFASGFLDKHPRNKGTSLSFQNGRILNNEQMPTSAHANGKVSTKI; via the exons ATGCATGTAGCGGTGGATCTCAACGGGTTTCTGCAATTCGTGGTAACAGCCTTTTTGTTGATTTTTGGATTGCTGTATCTGATTCGGAACACTGCGTCGAGATATTTTATGATGGACTCCAATTTCGATTCTTCGGCCTCCGATTATTCGTCGGTTAGCAAGAAGATGGAGACGGCCCCCAGTGCCGGCGGCGCTGGTAGTGTTGAATCATGCGCTGTTTGCGGTAATTTGACGAAGAAGCAGTGCGCCCGTTGCAAGATGGTCAAGTACTG CTCTGAAGCTTGCCAAAGATCTCACTGGAATTCAGAGCACAAGACAAAATGCAAGGACCTACAATCATCTTCTAAAGCTAATTTTATGCAATCTACATCTGCATCGAGGGGAAGGAAAGCATCAATAGTTCCTTTAGGTGGAAGCATCAAGATTCTCAAACAGTCAAAGAAG ATACTTTTTCCGTACGAGGAATTCGTTGATCTCTTCAATTGGAACAGTCCTGGTTATCCTCCTTGTGGACTTCTGAATTGTGGAAACAG CTGCTTTGCTAACGTAGTTCTCCAATGTCTTGGTTACACCCGTCCACTTGTTGCTTACCTGATGGAGAAAGGCCACCGAGTAGAAT GTCAAAGGGATGATTGGTGCTTCACGTGTGAACTTCAAACTCATGTAGAAAGGACTACCCGAAATCTTAATCCATTTTCTCCTGTTAATATCCTTTCAAGATTGCCTAATATTGGTGGCAATCTTGGATATGGGAAGCAGGAGGATGCCCACGAGTTCATGAG GTTTGCCATTGACACAATGCAATCAGTCTGCCTTGATGAATTTGGTGGAGAAAAGGCTATTCATCCTAGCTATCAGGAGACGAGTCTTATTCAACATATATTTGGTGGTCGTCTTCAATCTCAG GTTATATGCACGAAATGCAATAATGTTTCAAACCAATTTGAGAATATAATGGATTTAACTGTTGAAATACATGGGGATGCTGGATCTTTGGAGGAATGTTTGGATCAGTTTACTGCCAAAGAATGGCTTCATGGGGATAATATGTATAAATGTGATGG CTGCAATGATTATGTTATGGCATGGAAACGCCTTACAATCCGTTGTTCGCCAAACATCCTTACAATTGCCTTGAAGAGGTTTCAg AGTGGTAGATTTGGGAAACTTAATAAGAGGGTGACTTTCCCGGAGACACTAGATCTCAGCCCTTACATGGGTGAGTTAGCAGATGGAAATGATATTTACAAGCTCTATGCAGTTATTGTACACGTGGACATGCTGAATGCATCATATTTTGGCCACTACATCTGCTACATTAAGGACTTTCGTGGTAACTGGTACATGATTGATGATTGGAAG GTTGCTAGCGCTGATTTGGACGAGGTGCTTTCGCAAGGAGCTTATATGCTCTTATATAGCAG GATTTGTGCTCGTCCGTCGTGCTTACTTCCTGATGAATCTTTAGGAAAAGAAGAAAAGGAGAACATGAAATTACAAGAATTAGATCTTTCTCTGAACCAACCTGCTGAATATTCTGCTGCAGAATTGCTTGGTAGTCCAGTCCCAGTCAATTCTGAGCAGTTGTCTTCTTCTAATTTAAG GGAAAAGAATATCAAAGAAGGTTTATTCAGAATGTCGAGTGGAAATCCATCTGCTGCCGCAAACTACATCTTGGAGAATGTGGACACCCAAGATGTTTCTTTCAAGGCTTGCACCAATGGTGAGGCTCTACTAGAAGAGAACTCGTCCAGTTCCACGGCATTTCCTGAAAATGGCAACTGTGGAAATGTTTTAATGTTCCCTGATGATACTCCATTTGTAGTTAAGAAATCAAATGGAGAAAATTCTGGAGCAAAGTTGAAGCCACTTTTTGCTTCTGGTTTTCTTGATAAACATCCACGAAATAAAGGTACTAGCTTGTCATTTCAGAATGGCCGCATCTTGAATAATGAGCAAATGCCGACTTCAGCACATGCGAATGGAAAAGTGTCTACAAAAATCTGA
- the LOC140961429 gene encoding ubiquitin carboxyl-terminal hydrolase 18-like isoform X1: MHVAVDLNGFLQFVVTAFLLIFGLLYLIRNTASRYFMMDSNFDSSASDYSSVSKKMETAPSAGGAGSVESCAVCGNLTKKQCARCKMVKYCSEACQRSHWNSEHKTKCKDLQSSSKANFMQSTSASRGRKASIVPLGGSIKILKQSKKILFPYEEFVDLFNWNSPGYPPCGLLNCGNSCFANVVLQCLGYTRPLVAYLMEKGHRVECQRDDWCFTCELQTHVERTTRNLNPFSPVNILSRLPNIGGNLGYGKQEDAHEFMRFAIDTMQSVCLDEFGGEKAIHPSYQETSLIQHIFGGRLQSQVICTKCNNVSNQFENIMDLTVEIHGDAGSLEECLDQFTAKEWLHGDNMYKCDGCNDYVMAWKRLTIRCSPNILTIALKRFQSGRFGKLNKRVTFPETLDLSPYMGELADGNDIYKLYAVIVHVDMLNASYFGHYICYIKDFRGNWYMIDDWKVASADLDEVLSQGAYMLLYSRICARPSCLLPDESLGKEEKENMKLQELDLSLNQPAEYSAAELLGSPVPVNSEQLSSSNLRSVIRKNHEESSLVSDAECAIKDLKSLSSEECFPVVMDVDIIKSREVSLTLNEVAFSEEHSIPPASATTSLTVNCSLQPDVCKFRNLSPVSDVENEPWCREKNIKEGLFRMSSGNPSAAANYILENVDTQDVSFKACTNGEALLEENSSSSTAFPENGNCGNVLMFPDDTPFVVKKSNGENSGAKLKPLFASGFLDKHPRNKGTSLSFQNGRILNNEQMPTSAHANGKVSTKI; encoded by the exons ATGCATGTAGCGGTGGATCTCAACGGGTTTCTGCAATTCGTGGTAACAGCCTTTTTGTTGATTTTTGGATTGCTGTATCTGATTCGGAACACTGCGTCGAGATATTTTATGATGGACTCCAATTTCGATTCTTCGGCCTCCGATTATTCGTCGGTTAGCAAGAAGATGGAGACGGCCCCCAGTGCCGGCGGCGCTGGTAGTGTTGAATCATGCGCTGTTTGCGGTAATTTGACGAAGAAGCAGTGCGCCCGTTGCAAGATGGTCAAGTACTG CTCTGAAGCTTGCCAAAGATCTCACTGGAATTCAGAGCACAAGACAAAATGCAAGGACCTACAATCATCTTCTAAAGCTAATTTTATGCAATCTACATCTGCATCGAGGGGAAGGAAAGCATCAATAGTTCCTTTAGGTGGAAGCATCAAGATTCTCAAACAGTCAAAGAAG ATACTTTTTCCGTACGAGGAATTCGTTGATCTCTTCAATTGGAACAGTCCTGGTTATCCTCCTTGTGGACTTCTGAATTGTGGAAACAG CTGCTTTGCTAACGTAGTTCTCCAATGTCTTGGTTACACCCGTCCACTTGTTGCTTACCTGATGGAGAAAGGCCACCGAGTAGAAT GTCAAAGGGATGATTGGTGCTTCACGTGTGAACTTCAAACTCATGTAGAAAGGACTACCCGAAATCTTAATCCATTTTCTCCTGTTAATATCCTTTCAAGATTGCCTAATATTGGTGGCAATCTTGGATATGGGAAGCAGGAGGATGCCCACGAGTTCATGAG GTTTGCCATTGACACAATGCAATCAGTCTGCCTTGATGAATTTGGTGGAGAAAAGGCTATTCATCCTAGCTATCAGGAGACGAGTCTTATTCAACATATATTTGGTGGTCGTCTTCAATCTCAG GTTATATGCACGAAATGCAATAATGTTTCAAACCAATTTGAGAATATAATGGATTTAACTGTTGAAATACATGGGGATGCTGGATCTTTGGAGGAATGTTTGGATCAGTTTACTGCCAAAGAATGGCTTCATGGGGATAATATGTATAAATGTGATGG CTGCAATGATTATGTTATGGCATGGAAACGCCTTACAATCCGTTGTTCGCCAAACATCCTTACAATTGCCTTGAAGAGGTTTCAg AGTGGTAGATTTGGGAAACTTAATAAGAGGGTGACTTTCCCGGAGACACTAGATCTCAGCCCTTACATGGGTGAGTTAGCAGATGGAAATGATATTTACAAGCTCTATGCAGTTATTGTACACGTGGACATGCTGAATGCATCATATTTTGGCCACTACATCTGCTACATTAAGGACTTTCGTGGTAACTGGTACATGATTGATGATTGGAAG GTTGCTAGCGCTGATTTGGACGAGGTGCTTTCGCAAGGAGCTTATATGCTCTTATATAGCAG GATTTGTGCTCGTCCGTCGTGCTTACTTCCTGATGAATCTTTAGGAAAAGAAGAAAAGGAGAACATGAAATTACAAGAATTAGATCTTTCTCTGAACCAACCTGCTGAATATTCTGCTGCAGAATTGCTTGGTAGTCCAGTCCCAGTCAATTCTGAGCAGTTGTCTTCTTCTAATTTAAGGTCAGTGATCAGGAAAAATCATGAAGAATCATCTTTGGTCAGTGATGCAGAATGTGCAATAAAAGACTTAAAATCCCTCTCTTCGGAAGAATGTTTTCCTGTCGTCATGGATGTTGATATTATCAAGAGCAGAGAAGTATCCCTGACGCTTAATGAAGTCGCTTTTTCTGAGGAGCATTCTATTCCACCAGCTTCTGCTACTACTTCCTTGACTGTTAACTGTTCCCTACAACCAGATGTCTGCAAATTTCGAAATCTCTCCCCCGTATCTGATGTTGAAAATGAACCTTGGTGCAGGGAAAAGAATATCAAAGAAGGTTTATTCAGAATGTCGAGTGGAAATCCATCTGCTGCCGCAAACTACATCTTGGAGAATGTGGACACCCAAGATGTTTCTTTCAAGGCTTGCACCAATGGTGAGGCTCTACTAGAAGAGAACTCGTCCAGTTCCACGGCATTTCCTGAAAATGGCAACTGTGGAAATGTTTTAATGTTCCCTGATGATACTCCATTTGTAGTTAAGAAATCAAATGGAGAAAATTCTGGAGCAAAGTTGAAGCCACTTTTTGCTTCTGGTTTTCTTGATAAACATCCACGAAATAAAGGTACTAGCTTGTCATTTCAGAATGGCCGCATCTTGAATAATGAGCAAATGCCGACTTCAGCACATGCGAATGGAAAAGTGTCTACAAAAATCTGA